Proteins co-encoded in one Kutzneria chonburiensis genomic window:
- a CDS encoding lysophospholipid acyltransferase family protein: MAVVLIPDAVDDAPHGLWAKIVLTCRTPRRGRGFWYGLAIDVLWPFVMFCTRMRWHGGENIPRSGPVLVASNHVSFADPVTVTAYVLGHGRIPRYLAKAGLWKIPVVRSVLSGGKHIPVHRGTSKATDAYRDAVTAVENGECVLVFPEGTFTADPAGWPSVKQAKSGIARLALATGAPVVPIGHWGTQNVLPPKGRFPKLFPRQRTVIRTGPPVDLSDLLGQEQTREVVAETTRRIVAAITEQLELARGEKAPEAG, from the coding sequence GTGGCGGTTGTGCTCATCCCGGACGCTGTCGACGACGCCCCGCACGGCCTCTGGGCCAAGATCGTCCTGACCTGTCGGACGCCGCGGCGCGGCCGTGGCTTCTGGTACGGGCTGGCCATCGACGTGCTGTGGCCGTTCGTCATGTTCTGCACGCGGATGCGCTGGCACGGCGGGGAGAACATCCCCCGCAGCGGGCCGGTGCTGGTCGCCAGCAACCACGTGTCGTTCGCCGACCCGGTGACCGTGACGGCGTACGTGCTGGGGCACGGGCGGATTCCGCGCTATCTGGCCAAGGCCGGGCTGTGGAAGATCCCCGTGGTGCGCAGCGTGTTGAGCGGCGGCAAGCACATTCCCGTGCACCGCGGGACGTCCAAGGCGACCGATGCCTACCGGGATGCCGTGACGGCCGTGGAGAACGGCGAATGCGTGCTGGTGTTCCCGGAGGGGACGTTCACCGCCGACCCGGCCGGCTGGCCGTCGGTGAAGCAGGCCAAGAGCGGCATCGCCCGGCTGGCCCTGGCGACCGGCGCCCCGGTGGTGCCGATCGGGCATTGGGGCACGCAGAACGTGTTGCCGCCCAAGGGAAGGTTCCCGAAGCTGTTTCCACGTCAGCGCACGGTGATCCGCACCGGGCCGCCGGTGGACCTGTCGGATCTGCTGGGCCAGGAGCAGACGCGTGAGGTCGTCGCCGAGACCACGCGGCGGATCGTCGCCGCCATCACGGAGCAGCTGGAACTGGCCCGGGGCGAGAAAGCGCCGGAAGCGGGCTGA
- the pgm gene encoding phosphoglucomutase (alpha-D-glucose-1,6-bisphosphate-dependent) → MSVDPRAGQPAAPSDLVDLAKLVTAYYAEHPDPSVPEQRVAFGTSGHRGSALSVAFNEDHILATSQAICEYRAGQGITGPLFMGKDTHALSEPAFVSALEVFAANDVRVLIDSRDGYTPTPALSRAILAHNTGNSGDRADGVVITPSHNPPRDGGFKYNPPNGGPADTDVTRWIQDRANELLAAGLAGVKRVTYAKALAADTTGRYDFLDAYVGALPSAVDLDVIKSSGLRIGADPLGGASVAYWGEIADRYGLAMTVVNPLVDATFRFMTLDWDGKIRMDCSSPNAMASLIGRRAEFDLATGNDADADRHGIVTPDAGLLNPNHFLAVAIDYLYRHRDGWAADAAVGKTLVSSSMIDRVTAGLGRRLVEVPVGFKWFVPGLLDGSVAFGGEESAGASFLRRDGSVWTTDKDGLLLCLLAAEITATTGKSPSRRYAELVHEFGAPSYARVDAPASREEKAKLGKLSPPR, encoded by the coding sequence ATGTCGGTGGATCCCAGGGCCGGACAGCCCGCTGCGCCGTCCGATCTGGTCGACCTGGCCAAGCTCGTCACCGCCTACTACGCCGAGCATCCGGACCCGTCCGTGCCCGAGCAGCGGGTCGCGTTCGGCACCTCCGGGCACCGCGGCTCGGCCCTGTCGGTGGCGTTCAACGAGGACCACATTCTCGCCACCAGCCAGGCGATCTGCGAGTACCGCGCCGGGCAGGGCATCACCGGTCCGCTGTTCATGGGCAAGGACACGCACGCGTTGTCCGAGCCGGCGTTCGTCAGCGCGCTGGAGGTGTTCGCGGCCAACGATGTCCGGGTACTGATCGACAGCCGCGACGGCTACACGCCGACCCCGGCGCTGTCCCGCGCGATCCTCGCGCACAACACCGGCAACAGCGGCGATCGGGCTGACGGCGTGGTCATCACGCCGTCGCACAATCCCCCACGTGATGGCGGTTTCAAGTACAACCCGCCCAACGGCGGCCCGGCCGACACCGACGTGACGCGCTGGATCCAGGACCGCGCCAACGAGTTGCTGGCCGCCGGACTGGCCGGCGTGAAGCGAGTGACCTACGCGAAAGCGCTCGCCGCGGACACCACCGGGCGGTACGACTTCCTCGACGCGTACGTCGGCGCGCTGCCGTCGGCCGTAGACCTGGACGTGATCAAGTCCTCCGGGCTGCGCATCGGTGCGGACCCGCTGGGCGGGGCCAGCGTGGCCTACTGGGGCGAGATCGCCGACCGCTACGGCCTGGCCATGACGGTGGTGAACCCGTTGGTGGACGCCACCTTCCGGTTCATGACCCTGGACTGGGACGGCAAGATCCGGATGGACTGCTCGTCCCCCAACGCGATGGCCTCGCTGATCGGCCGCCGCGCCGAGTTCGACCTGGCCACCGGCAACGACGCCGACGCCGACCGGCACGGCATCGTCACGCCGGACGCCGGCCTGCTCAACCCCAACCACTTCCTGGCCGTGGCCATCGACTACCTGTACCGGCACCGCGACGGCTGGGCGGCCGACGCGGCCGTCGGCAAGACGCTGGTCAGCTCGTCCATGATCGACCGCGTGACGGCCGGCCTCGGCCGCCGGCTGGTCGAGGTGCCGGTGGGCTTCAAGTGGTTCGTGCCGGGCCTGCTCGACGGCTCGGTGGCGTTCGGCGGCGAGGAAAGCGCCGGGGCGTCGTTCCTGCGCCGCGACGGCTCCGTGTGGACCACCGACAAGGACGGGCTGCTGCTGTGCCTGCTGGCCGCGGAGATCACCGCGACCACCGGCAAGTCGCCCAGCCGGCGCTACGCCGAGCTGGTCCACGAGTTCGGCGCACCCAGCTACGCCCGGGTCGACGCGCCGGCCAGCCGTGAGGAGAAGGCCAAGCTGGGCAAGCTCTCCCCTCCGCGGTGA
- a CDS encoding FUSC family protein: MTHVFDAVLDRLAAADPGTLRLRQAIRTAVSVMLAIAVLALLGLPITTIMLGTIVAMMSAMSVNDKTVRARAITFVLLPFVAGGVITAGALLEPWPRIGDGAFLVIIFGAVYLRRYAPRGFAVGMVAFMTFFFSLFIHATLAQLPLLLLSVVVALVCSSLSHFVLVPRRPRLSLRRIVVAFRARLGQLVDAAAHLVEAPDDRRHEQVRKRVARLHECALMIETELAELVEPAQFDQWQQDVVDIELTGERLAVATRRLVAGGELAPELRAGLVAELQELRLLAGRDPRPALVYEDDRSISRLQEIGRHLDALDNPPLVTRLRRAIRELAVSITSARAELESDLRSVVGDDYTGRHRRPASEAASPSPAPASPQEGLRITTRQAIQAVIGAGLAILGGELVSTQRWYWAVITAFLVFANTTSRGDILIRGFRRTIGTLLGILAGMAAATLVSGQNALILILIIGCISLGVYVVQVSYGLMTFFMTTMLALLYSLIGTFTPEVLVLRLEETVIGALAGGIAAVLVLPTKTRTIIREDVAAVLAALRVFVGDATGLLRDADNVDLIDQSREIDKKLAELRKAAEPMTHVISPYRNQRSELRHVLAILGSSAYYARNLAAAAEPALLASDDRLPRTSGRIAENLTRLIGVVGGDKGSPDRSQVVAGDALSTHVRPRHLAEGLNDDDAVGRRVMASFDHLDELVVALARPLGLGDDAETEPAEDVDRVTSRLLGQVRDGSGQPLSDAALTLVDGKGRQVGKSVPADDGRYRIEVPESGTYLLIASSPGRHPSADLVTVGTGPVSKDVVLDEERDAWR, encoded by the coding sequence ATGACCCACGTGTTCGACGCCGTGCTCGATCGGCTGGCCGCGGCCGATCCGGGCACGCTCCGGTTGCGGCAGGCGATCCGCACAGCGGTCAGCGTCATGCTGGCCATCGCCGTCCTGGCGCTGCTGGGGCTGCCCATCACCACGATCATGCTGGGCACCATCGTGGCGATGATGTCGGCGATGTCGGTCAACGACAAGACCGTCCGGGCCCGGGCGATCACGTTCGTGCTGCTGCCGTTCGTGGCCGGCGGGGTGATCACTGCCGGCGCGCTGCTGGAGCCGTGGCCGAGGATCGGCGACGGCGCCTTCCTCGTGATCATCTTCGGGGCCGTCTACCTGCGGCGATACGCCCCGCGCGGCTTCGCCGTCGGCATGGTCGCGTTCATGACGTTCTTCTTCTCGCTGTTCATCCACGCCACTCTCGCGCAGCTGCCGCTGTTGCTGCTGTCGGTGGTGGTGGCGCTGGTCTGCTCGTCGCTGTCGCACTTCGTGCTCGTGCCGCGGCGGCCACGGCTGTCGCTGCGGCGGATCGTCGTCGCTTTCCGAGCCCGCCTCGGCCAGCTGGTGGACGCCGCCGCGCACCTCGTGGAGGCCCCGGACGACCGCCGGCACGAGCAGGTGCGCAAGCGGGTGGCGCGGCTGCACGAGTGCGCGCTGATGATCGAGACGGAGCTGGCCGAGCTGGTCGAGCCGGCCCAGTTCGACCAGTGGCAGCAGGACGTCGTCGACATCGAGCTGACCGGGGAGCGGCTGGCCGTCGCCACCCGGCGGCTGGTGGCCGGCGGCGAGCTCGCGCCGGAGCTGCGGGCCGGCCTGGTCGCCGAGCTCCAGGAGCTGCGGCTGCTGGCCGGCCGGGACCCGCGGCCGGCGCTGGTGTACGAGGACGACCGGTCGATCAGCCGGCTCCAGGAGATCGGCCGGCACCTGGACGCCCTGGACAATCCGCCGCTGGTCACCCGGCTGCGGCGGGCCATCCGCGAGCTGGCCGTCAGCATCACCTCGGCCCGTGCCGAGCTGGAGTCGGACCTGCGCTCCGTGGTCGGCGACGACTACACCGGACGGCATCGCCGGCCGGCCTCGGAGGCCGCGTCGCCGTCGCCCGCGCCGGCCTCGCCGCAGGAGGGGCTGCGGATCACCACCCGGCAGGCCATCCAGGCGGTGATCGGCGCGGGTCTGGCCATCCTGGGCGGGGAGCTGGTGTCGACCCAGCGGTGGTACTGGGCGGTGATCACCGCCTTCCTGGTGTTCGCCAACACCACCTCCCGCGGCGACATCCTCATTCGCGGTTTCCGGCGGACCATCGGCACCCTGCTCGGCATTCTCGCCGGCATGGCCGCCGCGACCCTGGTCTCCGGCCAGAACGCCCTGATCCTCATCCTGATCATCGGCTGCATCAGCCTCGGGGTGTATGTCGTGCAGGTCTCGTACGGGCTCATGACGTTCTTCATGACCACGATGCTGGCCCTGCTGTACAGCCTGATCGGCACCTTCACGCCCGAGGTTCTCGTGCTGCGCCTTGAGGAAACCGTGATCGGCGCGTTGGCCGGCGGTATCGCGGCGGTTCTCGTGCTGCCGACCAAGACCAGGACCATCATTCGCGAGGACGTTGCCGCGGTATTGGCGGCGCTGCGGGTTTTTGTCGGCGACGCCACGGGTCTGCTGCGTGACGCCGACAACGTCGACCTGATCGACCAGTCGCGGGAGATCGACAAGAAGCTGGCCGAGTTGCGCAAGGCGGCCGAGCCGATGACCCACGTGATCAGCCCGTACCGGAATCAGCGCAGCGAACTCCGCCATGTGCTGGCCATTCTCGGCAGTTCCGCCTATTACGCCCGGAATCTCGCCGCCGCGGCCGAGCCGGCGCTGTTGGCCTCCGACGACCGGCTGCCGCGAACCAGTGGCCGTATCGCCGAGAACCTCACCCGGCTGATCGGAGTGGTCGGCGGCGACAAGGGTTCGCCCGACCGCTCACAGGTCGTCGCCGGCGATGCCCTGTCCACCCATGTCCGTCCGCGGCATCTGGCCGAGGGCTTGAACGACGACGATGCCGTCGGCCGCCGGGTCATGGCCAGCTTCGACCATCTCGACGAGCTCGTGGTCGCGCTGGCCCGGCCGTTGGGGCTCGGCGACGACGCCGAGACCGAGCCGGCCGAGGACGTCGACCGGGTCACTTCCCGGCTGCTCGGCCAGGTTCGAGACGGCTCCGGCCAGCCGCTGTCCGATGCCGCCCTCACGCTGGTCGACGGAAAAGGCCGCCAGGTGGGCAAATCCGTGCCGGCCGACGACGGCCGGTACCGGATCGAGGTGCCGGAGAGCGGCACGTACCTGCTGATCGCCTCGAGCCCCGGCCGCCACCCCAGCGCCGACCTGGTCACCGTCGGCACCGGCCCGGTGAGCAAAGACGTTGTCCTGGACGAGGAACGCGACGCCTGGCGCTGA
- a CDS encoding LacI family DNA-binding transcriptional regulator: protein MSRPGRRGRATIEDVAKLAGVSRQTVSRAVNDMAEITPTTKQRVLEAVRTLGYRPSRFARGLVKQDTTTIGLIISDLVNPFFPEVAAGVLAAAEHRGWHVVVCDTQYSLERELAALEVLSHQADAIVGYLGNPDDELERHAGGVPLVLLERPSSSPRLGSVRIDIEGGVLAGLRHLVSSGHKRIGMLDGAPYPSQAGRRRHYLAVAQELGLAVDDGWIFDCDHSVAGGAAAMEALLGAHPDVTAVFAFNDLVAIGAVQAARGLGRQVPADCAVIGFDGLALGELVDPPLTTLHIDKRRIGELAVEQVALILSEQTTAATHWPVVRPRLVIRRSA from the coding sequence ATGAGCAGACCTGGACGCCGCGGCCGTGCGACCATCGAGGACGTCGCCAAACTGGCGGGGGTGTCGCGGCAGACCGTGTCCCGGGCGGTCAACGACATGGCCGAGATAACCCCCACCACCAAGCAGCGGGTGCTGGAGGCGGTGCGCACCCTCGGCTACCGGCCGAGCCGGTTCGCCCGCGGACTGGTCAAACAGGACACCACGACCATCGGCCTGATCATCTCCGACCTGGTCAACCCGTTCTTCCCGGAGGTCGCGGCCGGCGTGCTGGCGGCGGCCGAGCACCGCGGCTGGCACGTGGTCGTCTGCGACACCCAGTACTCGCTCGAACGGGAGCTGGCAGCGCTGGAAGTGCTGTCCCACCAGGCCGACGCGATCGTCGGCTATCTCGGCAATCCCGACGACGAGCTGGAGCGGCACGCCGGCGGGGTGCCGCTGGTGCTGCTGGAACGGCCGAGCAGCTCGCCGCGGCTGGGGTCGGTGCGGATCGACATCGAGGGCGGCGTGCTGGCCGGCCTGCGGCACCTGGTGTCGTCCGGGCACAAGCGCATCGGCATGCTCGACGGGGCGCCGTACCCGTCGCAGGCCGGGCGCCGCCGGCACTACCTGGCCGTGGCCCAGGAGCTGGGGCTGGCCGTCGACGACGGCTGGATCTTCGACTGCGACCACTCGGTGGCCGGTGGCGCGGCGGCGATGGAGGCCCTGCTCGGGGCCCACCCCGACGTCACGGCGGTGTTCGCGTTCAACGACCTGGTGGCCATCGGCGCGGTGCAGGCCGCGCGCGGGCTGGGCCGGCAGGTGCCGGCCGACTGCGCGGTGATCGGCTTCGACGGCCTGGCCCTCGGCGAGCTGGTCGACCCGCCGCTGACCACGCTGCACATCGACAAGCGGCGCATCGGCGAGCTGGCCGTGGAACAGGTCGCGCTGATCCTGTCCGAGCAGACGACCGCGGCGACGCACTGGCCGGTCGTACGCCCCCGGCTGGTGATTAGGCGCTCAGCCTGA
- the crtI gene encoding phytoene desaturase family protein, with translation MKAIKGRSDHVVVVGAGLAGLATALHLLGSGRQVTVVERDRVPGGRAGQLDVDGFRLDTGPTVLTMPELLDEAFHAVGDSLSARLDLVPLHPAYVARFPDGSSIDVHSDADAMEAEVRRVAGPDEAAGYRRLRRWLTELYAAERDRFIGANFDSPLDLVSPALARLAGMGAFGSLGAKVGGFVKDRRLRRIFSFQALYAGVPPARALAAYAVIAYMDTVAGVYFPRGGMRAVPEAMAASAARAGAEFRYGTTVAWLERIGSRVAAVRTTHGERIPCDAVVLTPDLPAAYRLLGYLPRRVVPLTWSPSAFVLHAGVDRSWDTLGHHAISFGAAWKRTFEEITSTGRLMTDPSLLITRPTATDPSLAPEGRQLLSVLAPTPNLELAPIDWDRVATAYRDELVAVLEARGLTGFGDSVTMERLLTPADWARQGLAAGTPFAAAHTFAQTGPFRPRNLLRGIDNVVLAGCGTTPGVGVPPVLISGRLAADRITGGRAVEGGRSHHDLARSAT, from the coding sequence ATGAAGGCCATCAAGGGGCGTTCCGACCACGTCGTGGTGGTCGGCGCCGGGCTGGCCGGACTGGCCACGGCGCTGCACCTGCTCGGCTCGGGCCGGCAGGTCACGGTGGTCGAGCGCGACCGGGTGCCGGGCGGGCGGGCCGGGCAGCTCGACGTGGACGGCTTCCGGCTGGACACCGGGCCGACCGTGCTGACCATGCCCGAGCTGCTGGACGAGGCGTTCCACGCCGTCGGCGACTCGCTGTCGGCCCGGCTGGACCTGGTGCCGCTGCATCCCGCGTACGTGGCGCGGTTCCCGGACGGCAGCTCCATCGACGTACACAGCGACGCCGACGCCATGGAGGCCGAGGTGCGGCGGGTCGCCGGCCCGGACGAGGCCGCCGGCTACCGGCGGCTGCGGCGGTGGCTGACCGAGCTGTACGCGGCCGAGCGGGATCGCTTCATCGGGGCCAACTTCGACTCGCCGCTGGACCTGGTCAGCCCGGCCTTGGCCCGGCTGGCCGGCATGGGGGCGTTCGGCAGCCTCGGGGCGAAGGTCGGCGGCTTCGTCAAGGACCGGCGGCTGCGGCGGATCTTCTCGTTCCAGGCGCTGTACGCCGGTGTGCCGCCGGCCCGGGCGTTGGCGGCGTACGCGGTGATCGCGTACATGGACACCGTGGCCGGCGTGTACTTCCCGCGTGGCGGCATGCGGGCCGTGCCCGAGGCCATGGCCGCGTCGGCCGCCCGGGCCGGGGCGGAATTCCGTTACGGGACAACGGTTGCGTGGCTGGAGCGGATCGGCTCGCGGGTCGCGGCCGTACGGACCACCCATGGCGAGCGGATCCCTTGCGACGCAGTGGTTCTGACGCCCGATCTGCCGGCGGCGTACCGGCTGCTGGGGTATCTGCCGCGGCGGGTCGTGCCGCTGACGTGGTCGCCGTCGGCCTTCGTGCTGCACGCCGGCGTGGACCGGTCATGGGACACGCTGGGGCATCACGCGATCTCGTTCGGGGCGGCGTGGAAGCGGACGTTCGAGGAGATCACCTCGACCGGCCGGCTGATGACCGACCCGTCGCTGTTGATCACCCGCCCGACGGCCACGGATCCGTCGCTCGCCCCGGAGGGGCGGCAGCTGCTGTCCGTGCTCGCGCCGACGCCCAACCTCGAGCTGGCGCCGATCGACTGGGACCGGGTGGCGACGGCCTACCGCGACGAGCTGGTGGCCGTGCTGGAGGCGCGCGGGCTGACCGGCTTCGGCGACTCGGTGACCATGGAGCGGCTGCTGACGCCGGCCGACTGGGCCCGGCAGGGGCTGGCCGCGGGCACGCCGTTCGCCGCCGCGCACACGTTTGCGCAGACCGGGCCGTTCCGGCCGCGCAACCTGCTTCGCGGCATCGACAACGTGGTGCTGGCCGGCTGCGGAACGACGCCGGGGGTGGGGGTGCCGCCGGTGCTCATCTCGGGGCGGCTGGCCGCCGACCGGATCACCGGCGGCCGAGCGGTCGAGGGTGGACGGTCTCATCACGATCTGGCCCGCTCGGCCACCTGA
- a CDS encoding methylenetetrahydrofolate reductase: protein MTSVVERLSGPEPVFSVEFFPPRDAADEQRLWLAIRQLEGLEPAFMSVTYGAGGSSRDRTIRTTGRVVQETSLLPMAHLTAVDHSVAELRNVIGWYAAVGVRNILAVRGDPPGDPNGEWIKHPQGLTYAEELVALVKQLGDFCVGVAAFPYGHPRSTDLDQDTENLVRKFRAGAGFAIAQLFFEAEDFLRLRDRLAARGCDAPLLPGILPMTTVRTLNKTVELSGAPVPPALARRLDPFADDPKGFRAAGIDVVTELAQRLIDEGVPGVHFYTFNMSRATTEVVERLGLLPARA, encoded by the coding sequence ATGACGTCGGTGGTCGAGCGGCTGAGCGGGCCGGAACCGGTGTTCTCGGTGGAGTTCTTCCCACCCCGCGACGCGGCCGATGAGCAGCGGCTTTGGCTCGCGATCAGGCAGCTGGAGGGCCTGGAGCCGGCGTTCATGTCGGTGACCTACGGGGCCGGCGGATCCAGCCGTGACCGGACGATCCGGACCACCGGTCGTGTGGTGCAGGAGACGTCGCTGTTGCCGATGGCACATCTGACGGCCGTGGACCACTCCGTGGCCGAGCTGCGCAACGTGATCGGCTGGTACGCCGCGGTCGGGGTGCGCAACATCCTGGCCGTGCGGGGCGACCCGCCCGGTGACCCCAACGGCGAGTGGATCAAGCACCCGCAGGGGCTGACCTACGCCGAGGAGCTGGTCGCCCTGGTCAAGCAGCTGGGCGACTTCTGCGTCGGGGTGGCGGCCTTCCCGTACGGGCATCCCCGGTCCACCGACCTCGACCAGGACACCGAGAACCTGGTGCGCAAGTTCCGGGCCGGCGCCGGCTTCGCCATCGCCCAGCTGTTCTTCGAGGCCGAGGACTTCCTGCGGCTGCGCGACCGGCTGGCCGCCCGCGGCTGCGACGCCCCGCTTCTGCCGGGAATCCTGCCGATGACCACGGTCCGCACGCTCAACAAGACCGTCGAGCTGTCCGGCGCCCCGGTGCCGCCGGCCCTGGCCCGGCGGCTGGATCCGTTCGCCGACGACCCGAAGGGCTTCCGCGCCGCCGGCATCGACGTGGTGACCGAGCTGGCCCAGCGCCTGATCGACGAGGGCGTGCCGGGCGTGCACTTCTACACGTTCAACATGTCCAGGGCGACCACCGAGGTGGTCGAGCGGCTGGGGCTGCTACCGGCCCGGGCATGA
- a CDS encoding polyprenyl synthetase family protein encodes MHPCDTGFLGLVERALTDYLNRRRTEAALVDENFAVAVDALADFVLGGGKRIRPTFAWWGWRGAGGDPRGADTEAVVMAVSALELIQACALVHDDLMDASAVRRGSPTVHVAFADLHRTSRWAGTAERFGQASAVLLGDLALAWADDMLRESGLGAGQLSRALEPWRAMRTEMLAGQYLDVLTQAHADESAEAALRVDRLKTAAYTVERPLHLGAVLAGAGDGLVQGLRQFGVDIGLAFQLRDDLLGVFGDPAVTGKPAGDDLREGKRTLLASLGLRLAEEQRRPANAARLREAIGRQDLDEPAVDEIRALLVDLGAVAAVESRIDELRDQALATLAATPVAEPAASELAGLAVAATRRNH; translated from the coding sequence TTGCACCCCTGCGACACGGGCTTTCTCGGCCTGGTCGAGCGGGCCCTGACCGACTACCTCAACCGGCGGCGCACCGAGGCCGCGCTGGTGGACGAGAACTTCGCGGTCGCGGTGGACGCGCTGGCCGACTTCGTGCTGGGCGGCGGCAAGCGGATCCGGCCGACCTTCGCCTGGTGGGGCTGGCGGGGTGCGGGTGGTGACCCGCGCGGTGCGGATACCGAGGCCGTGGTGATGGCGGTCAGCGCCCTGGAGCTGATCCAGGCGTGCGCGCTCGTGCACGACGACCTGATGGACGCCTCGGCGGTGCGCCGCGGCTCGCCGACCGTGCACGTGGCGTTCGCCGACCTGCACCGCACCTCAAGGTGGGCCGGCACGGCCGAGCGGTTCGGGCAGGCGTCGGCGGTGCTGCTCGGCGACCTGGCGCTGGCCTGGGCCGACGACATGCTGCGCGAGTCCGGCCTCGGCGCCGGACAGCTGAGCCGCGCGCTGGAGCCGTGGCGGGCGATGCGCACGGAGATGCTGGCCGGGCAGTACCTGGACGTGCTGACGCAGGCTCACGCCGATGAGTCGGCCGAGGCGGCGCTGCGCGTGGACCGCCTCAAGACCGCCGCGTACACCGTGGAACGGCCGCTGCACCTCGGTGCGGTGCTGGCCGGCGCGGGCGACGGGCTGGTGCAGGGGCTGCGGCAGTTCGGCGTGGACATCGGCCTGGCCTTCCAGCTGCGCGACGACCTGCTGGGCGTGTTCGGCGACCCGGCCGTGACGGGCAAGCCGGCCGGCGACGACCTGCGTGAGGGCAAGCGGACGCTGCTGGCCTCGCTGGGCCTGCGGCTGGCCGAGGAGCAGCGCCGGCCCGCGAACGCCGCGCGGCTCCGCGAGGCCATCGGCCGACAGGACCTGGACGAGCCGGCCGTGGACGAGATCCGTGCGCTGCTGGTCGACCTGGGTGCGGTGGCGGCCGTGGAGTCCCGTATCGACGAGCTGCGCGACCAGGCCCTGGCCACGCTGGCCGCGACGCCGGTGGCCGAGCCGGCCGCGTCCGAGCTGGCGGGCCTTGCCGTCGCCGCGACCCGGCGCAACCACTGA
- a CDS encoding PPOX class F420-dependent oxidoreductase — protein sequence MDLDEARDVIRTQHHAVLATTRADGSTQMSPVTVDVDDEGYVVVSTRETAYKLKHILREPRVAVCVLPDQFFGRWIQVEGTASVVHLPEAMDGLVEYYRRVSGEHPDWDDYRAAMVRDQRVLVRISLDKAGPDRNG from the coding sequence ATGGATCTTGACGAAGCCAGGGACGTAATCCGCACCCAGCACCACGCGGTGCTGGCCACCACCCGCGCCGACGGCTCGACCCAGATGTCGCCGGTGACGGTCGACGTTGACGACGAGGGCTACGTGGTGGTCAGCACCAGGGAGACCGCGTACAAGCTCAAGCACATCCTGCGCGAGCCGCGGGTGGCGGTGTGCGTGCTGCCGGACCAGTTCTTCGGCCGCTGGATCCAGGTCGAGGGCACCGCGTCGGTGGTGCACCTGCCCGAGGCGATGGACGGCCTGGTCGAGTACTACCGGCGGGTCTCCGGCGAGCACCCCGACTGGGACGACTACCGCGCGGCGATGGTCCGCGACCAGCGGGTCCTGGTCCGGATCAGCCTGGACAAGGCTGGTCCGGACCGTAACGGCTGA